Below is a genomic region from Xiphophorus hellerii strain 12219 chromosome 17, Xiphophorus_hellerii-4.1, whole genome shotgun sequence.
AACATCCTGCTTGTACCGTCCCTCGGGGGCGTTGTAGAGTTCTATCAGGGCCAGAGCCTGCAGGGAAACAAATGACATAAACATGTTTGAGCAGACTTCTCAGTTTGtcgcagacaaaaaaaacaaagctgtaaatgtagaaaaaaggaagaagagagaaacaaaatcaGTTAAAACAACAGAGATGTACCTGGGTCGTGGCAGTGATGGAGAGCACAAACGTGGGCACAGTGGAGCAGCTGAGGTTCAGCAGACGGCCCTGGAGAGAAAAttaacaacaacacacacacacaaaaaaaccccattagAAACACACTTCTACTAGCTTGGTGTTGCTCAAGCTTTTACCAAGACCAAACTGAGTAAAAACCTATATTTTACATATCAGGGTTTCCTCTACATGTAACTGGCTACAGTGCACTGCCGAGGCAAAATAACAGCCGCCACACCTTCAGAATGAAGATGTTTAAACATATGCTAAAACGATTAAAGCATACGAGATGTTTACCTACATATCTAGTCTGTATTTGCACACTTAAACTAAccataatcatcatcatcatcatgctgGCTCCTGTCTGACTGCAAAGCCAACTACTGTGTGCTGCGCTGCTCTCAGTAGTGAAGTAGagggaaagaaaacacaatagaAAGCTGCCAAAAGGAGGTTAAGTTTCATGTACTTTTAGTTCAAGCTTGTGAAAAGCAACCCTAACGTTAAACTACGTTGCATTTGAACAAAGAAGCTAGTTCATATAGTTTGGCTTAGTGTCGGAcagtttttcccccccatctaGACTCATGTCTGGTTgcattttcagttaaatatattcaaatattttcagcagAGGGGATGTCAGATGGAGAtgctcaatgttttttttattgtgccaCAGTTCCCTCAACTTCTGAGGAATGCAGAAATTATAGTGTTCTGTACCGTGACACTTCCCAACGTTCCTTGAGTGATATTGGTGACTGAAACGAATTAGTCACTTAAAGAGGTTGAAgtagagttgtttttttttttgtttaaaaaaaaaaaaaaaaaaaaaaaaaaaaaaaggtcttaagAGGAAAGCCTGCAAATCataatagaaatataaaacaagacAAGCTTTTAATTCCAGGTTCGCTGATGTGGTTCCAACCTGCTTCAGATCAAACGGGCTCAGAATCGTCGGCTCCAAGGAGCTGGCAGCTCGGCCGGCCCTGCTGAGCTGCTCTCATTCTGTCATGGCTCATGATTCACTCACAAATACACCGCTTCTTATCCAGGCAACACATGTGCCCTGATATATATTTCCCACTAACTTCATAGATTTGGATGCAACCAGATCCGTTTTCTGTATCTTTAGTTGTTCTCCGACTAACATCGATCAGCTCAATCTGCAGTGCAGTTCACAACAATAAGTCAGGCCGATAGGatttgtttggacatttttaggCGGAGAGTAAAGCACCTCTGCCAGCAGGACTATCCTCTTGGCATCCGGCCAGATGATGTGGTCCACCTGTGAGCGAACCCTCTCCCAGGTTAGTTCAGGGGTCCGCAGGCTGGCCTGcggaacaaaaacaatttaaggcCATTTTAGCCTCTACATGCGGAAGATGATCTTTTCCCCAGCTATCATGATGGATCAAATAATTAAGAACACTTAGTCCTTTGTGCTCCTACTTGACTTAAAAGCCCCAAAAATTAAAACACGTTTCCAAATTTCTTACAAAACCTTGCAACATAAACAGCAAGAGCAGCAGGCATTGTTAAAGGCGTCTGATGTCGTTATTAAGAGTTGCAAACTGACCACATCGATCTCGGTGTTGGAGTGCCCCATGTTGCAGACAATGCAGCCGTTCTTCATGCGGTCCAGGTGCTCTCTCACCACAACGTTCTTATTACCtagtgaagaagaaaagaagaggtGAACGCGTGATTCAATCTGCGAAAAGGTGCAGGAAAAGAGcacactttaaaacaaaacaaaaaaaaatcatatgagGTCAGGATAAGACAACCAAGTCTGACTCTATCACTTATAATTTAATTACTTATCTTAGATTGTGAGCAAAATTAATTAGGTCTGGAAATAGAATTCAATTAAGAGTTGGCTCAACATGTCGAAAGGATCTGAAGGTTTAAAGAATTTTGTTTTCGGATTAAAACGACGAGCAAATAttctttatgaaatattttaacagttacCCATTACTTTGTAAAcctacaaacacaaagtaagaggggtcaaagttcaaatggcgtttttttttttgagccgacaaacatttctaaattatttgcATCCCTTGAACTTTATTTCTGTCCTTCACAACTAGAAACTAAACTGTATTTTAGTGGGATTTAGTGTGATTGGGTGGGGACTTGAAGCTGGTCATGTTGATGCAGGATGGACTGAACTAAACGCTGGAAAccataaaaaagaaagacttctTACAGGCTCGAAAAGCATGAACAGCACACATACATGTTGGAACAGAGCAGTCATAGcgcaaaaacaaatcaaattgaaaatatgtaaaaaaaataaacaaagaattttaaaaaaagacttaaattatCCATCTCATCTGATAAAGACTGAGCAATTAAGCAAAGAAGAATGGCCAAAACCTGTTGATGTTCAAAGGTGGTAGATGCacatcattttcctttttactttgTGATTATACACATCTTTTTGTTGGTGTACTATATGGAAATGGACCTAAATACATTGAATCATATGAAAATgctcaaaagaaacaaaactttctcAATGTGCTCTATATTtgccaaaaaaagagaatttttacACTAATCTTCCACACAGCTGAATTGTCAACATCACTCTTTTTACCTAAAGGTGCAGATCTCATtcaggggggggaaaaaaacgtgaaggtatgtttttttttttttttaaagtttagttgtttttttaaggctGCCTTGTTCCTGTGCAACTCGCTACGACTGCAGAGCCTCCGCTTCAACCCTGACGGGCGGTATTTGGTAACAAACTGGTGACCAGTAATTCTCTGCTCTAATCCAAAGGTCAGCGTCGGCTCCCTCGCCCTCGAGGTTCAGAACTTTATTAGCAACCACTGCAGATGATTTCGCCGACTCAATGACCCGTCTAGTCACCTTGAACAAGACGCAACAGAAACTGTGAACGTCTGCACCCTGACTAGATTAGCAGGATGTCAAGATCAGCAGCCGAGGGTGAAAGCAGCAAGCCAACCTGTGCAGGTGATGACGATGTCCACTTGTCTGATGACTTCGTTGAGTTTCACCAGTCTGAAGCCATccatgcttaaaaaaaaaagaaagaaaagaaagatgatTAATCACTAATGATTAACTgataatcatgattaatcaattaattgaaaTAACTGCCAACTAATTTAGGAATGGATTAATCGTTCCTTCAGTTACGGCCATTTACTCAGAgcagcaactaaaacaaaactgtacaagAAATATACAAGTtgtgcatttaagataaaaacccTTCTATGTCTGTGAATATATTATACCCAGAATTCAAATGGCACAGTTTTAGCTCCATCTGCTTCAAATACTATAAGACAACAAAGCACTTTTTGCTATGTAATCATTAATTAGTCAATCCAAAGAATTAATCAACAGAGcagccctacactgtattgataaGTTGAGTagaaagggctgagcttttcacatgttgatgttagaagtatttttatattttaggtgCAGATACATCTTTTTCCTTTTAGGCAatgcaatgtttattttctcatttgaaaaaggaaatatttgtttgtattttttttttaaatattgtataaaagATGAAGATGTTAAACAAAAACTGCGCAGAAAGTGCCAATTTTTCaatccgattaattgattaatcgctagaataatcgattactaaaataatcgttagcttAATAGTGAAAAGTGACTTTCCTGCAATATAAGTGagccaaaataaagaaaaaactaaagctTACCAGGCCTGCAAGGCACAGATGGGGTCGATCTCTGTGACGTAGACGATGGAGCCCATGGCTTTGAGGGCAGCGCAGCAACCTTTTCCAACCTGAGGGTGGTGAAAACAGAAGGACTGGTAATTTACAGTTAACAGGGGTGCATTCAGTGTGTTACAGAGAAACGCAGCCAGAAATGCACACAGCATTCCCAGATAGCAGGCCAGAGCTAGAGCTGTGATCAGAGCAGTCGCGGTCTACTGTGATGTAATAATAACACAGACACTGACACCTCAGATGATGATGCATTGATTTTTAACAAGAATTGGGTGGGCACGTTTGATTGCTGTGGATTTTCTCTCATTCTCACAGGCTGTGAATTTTTTTATAGAGTTGAAGTTTCTGTAACTTCCAGTTTTGGGCAGAGTTGAGTTGCTTGGTTGTTCTCAATTTTCTTTCAATCAAAACCAACAGTTTGAGTCAGATGGTTAAAAATTGGACACAATTGGCCGTTCCAACATTTCTATAAACCAAAACATGCATCAAATGTGTTTTAGGTATGTATAAATCAGGCTAAGTTTGTTTGAACCGCCTTCCCAAATCTCTGACTGCCACTTGTTGAACATTTCAGGACCATTCTTAAAGATGAGGTTCGCTGgcaatttaaatgaactttttctcaaaaagtGCTCAAACATCCTGCTGTTATTGGTGACAGAAAGCAAAGTGACACTGTGAAAATATTAGCCGTGTTTGACCTATGTTTCAATACCTGCGTTGATcacagaaaatccacaataaatgtaaactttttcaCCCAATACTTATTTCAATTCTAGCgtgatttttttctcaattttagCAGAACACCAGCAGGAACACATGTGACTTAAACAAAACCATTAACCTTACCTCTCCATATCCACACACCACCACCTGTTTGCCTCCAAACATCACATCAGTGGTCCTCTTCAAGCTGGAGACACAGATGCATGTTTCAGTGCTGCTGCTTCTCTAAGACTGGAAGCAATTTGTAcggaaagaaaacatgttttataccCGTCTAAGATGGATTCTCTGCAGCAGTAAAGGTTGTCGAACTTTTGCTTGGTAACAGAGTCGTTGACGTTCATGGCTGGAACACACAGCTTCCCCGCCTTGGACAGTTGGTAcaaccttcacacacacacacacatacacacgcccacacacacaatttCTTATTAGATCTTTTTGATGGCACAACTAAAAATAGAATCCAAACATAAAGAGAtccaaatgtattttctattttaaatcgTTTGCATCAAACTGTGAGTGCAGATAAAAATGTGTACCACTTTCCACCACCAGATGGCAATGTTGCCAAACTTGACAATGGATGCAAACAGGGCCTTATTCTGTTACTGTGCaggtttttgcaaatattttaatctttaaagaCACAGAGAATCAGTTTAATCATCTTTCAACTAAAACATGTCTGTAATATTcagcataaagaaaaaaaatcatgcaaaaagaaGAGGACATGTGGACGCTGCTTATCCTACCTGTGGACACCAGTAACACTCTCCTCTACGATGCCCTTGATCTTCTTGAACATGTTGGGGTACTTTTTATAAATCCAGTGCGTCAGGTCTCCACCGTCATCCAGGATCTGGGGAGAAAAATGGAGTTAAAATAAAGaggttaggaaaaaaaataggaaaagatgtcaagaataaattaaaagaaaggaaagaaaatagtGTTTTTGGTCACAAAGATGCATTTTATGAGACAGACCAACACATAGTAACACATGATTAtgtggggtaaaaaaaacaatataaaggCCTTTGTGTTTGGTTGGAGACAGTCCGACATGATTAGGTCTgcaactaataattattttagtaatcgattattctaaTGATAAATTGGCTAAAATTGAAAAGAATTTGGCAAATTCAGCAGATTTTTCATTCGACTACTTAAGCCATTTCATACAGtaacaaatacattaaagatgaataaacaaataattaaattcctttttaataacgaaaatataaattttattgcGTTGAACATGTGTCGaaaactatgtaaaaaaaacaacaaacaaacaaaaaaacacggTTGCTACCATGTTGGGTTGCCAGCCTTCCACGTTGACGCAGCGGTCGATGCACCACCAGAAGTCATCCTCTGACTCACCCTTCCAGGCGAACACGCTGAAACCTGCAGAGTGGAAGGAAGCGAAGAGCGCAGGGTTGACAAAAACGTGACAAGGAGGAGAAGATAGAAAGATTTTAGATTAGAAGGCTTTCAAACTGTTCTCACCTCCTTCTGCCAGAGCTGCAGCCACTTCATTCTGGGTGGAGTAGATGTTGCAGGCTGCCCACCTGCACTGAGCGCCCAGAGCTGACAGAGTCTCCATCAGcacctgagaaaaaaaaaaaaaaaaaacaaagctgcagagtttGGCTTTTGTGCCAGACTAAAGACGTCAACacgttgcctttttttttttttttgtcgtgtCACTTACAGCGGTCTGCGCGGTGATGTGTGTGCAGCCCACCACCTTGGCACCGGCGAGGGGTTTCTCCCCCTGAGCTCGCTTCCTCAGCGCCATCAGTGCTGGCATCTCTGGCGGAGagggaaacacacacaaagcgGAAGCTGGAATTAGCGGGAAGGTAAAAGGAATTCCCAGCTTTAATCTCATTAGCTGAGCTCTAATCCATCCAGTCGTCCAGATGAAGGAGTTACAGATGCTAAAAGATGCTATCAGTG
It encodes:
- the ahcyl2b gene encoding adenosylhomocysteinase like 2b isoform X1 yields the protein MSVQVVAAKMAEVELKDVSAGKALPAESPVTPTSEEKTLARNEPQKEAGSSAAAATSPTAEPSAKAGEGSRGLLTPSAAKMPQASALKHSDPQQNGGDAFVNRDGTVAEAPRMKKIQFADQKQEFNKRPSKIGRRSLSRSISQSSTDSYSSAASYTDSSDDETSPRDKQQKNSKGNGDFCIKNIKQADFGRREIEIAEQEMPALMALRKRAQGEKPLAGAKVVGCTHITAQTAVLMETLSALGAQCRWAACNIYSTQNEVAAALAEGGFSVFAWKGESEDDFWWCIDRCVNVEGWQPNMILDDGGDLTHWIYKKYPNMFKKIKGIVEESVTGVHRLYQLSKAGKLCVPAMNVNDSVTKQKFDNLYCCRESILDGLKRTTDVMFGGKQVVVCGYGEVGKGCCAALKAMGSIVYVTEIDPICALQACMDGFRLVKLNEVIRQVDIVITCTGNKNVVVREHLDRMKNGCIVCNMGHSNTEIDVASLRTPELTWERVRSQVDHIIWPDAKRIVLLAEGRLLNLSCSTVPTFVLSITATTQALALIELYNAPEGRYKQDVYLLPKKMDEYVASLHLPTFDAHLTELTDEQAKYLGLNKNGPFKPNYYRY
- the ahcyl2b gene encoding adenosylhomocysteinase like 2b isoform X2; its protein translation is MSVQVVAAKMAEVELKDVSAGKALPAESPVTPTSEEKTLARNEPQKEAGSSAAAATSPTAEPSAKAGEGSRGLLTPSAAKMPQASALKHSDPQQNGGDAFVNRDGTVAEAPRMKKIQFADQKQEFNKRPSKIGRRSLSRSISQSSTDSYSSAASYTDSSDDETSPRDKQQKNSKGNGDFCIKNIKQADFGRREIEIAEQEMPALMALRKRAQGEKPLAGAKVVGCTHITAQTAVLMETLSALGAQCRWAACNIYSTQNEVAAALAEGGFSVFAWKGESEDDFWWCIDRCVNVEGWQPNMILDDGGDLTHWIYKKYPNMFKKIKGIVEESVTGVHRLYQLSKAGKLCVPAMNVNDSVTKQKFDNLYCCRESILDGLKRTTDVMFGGKQVVVCGYGEVGKGCCAALKAMGSIVYVTEIDPICALQACMDGFRLVKLNEVIRQVDIVITCTGNKNVVVREHLDRMKNGCIVCNMGHSNTEIDVASLRTPELTWERVRSQVDHIIWPDAKRIVLLAEGRLLNLSCSTVPTFVLSITATTQALALIELYNAPEGRYKQDVYLLPKKMDEYVASLHLPTFDAHLTELTDEQAKYLGLNKNGPFKPNYYR